TTCGGCATCTGGTACTATCTTGGCATCGAAGGCACGACGCAGGCCGCAGAGGAAGTGCGCTCGCCGGCACGCTCGCTACCCTACGGCACCATGGCCGGCATGATCACGCTGCTCATCGCCGCTGCCATGACCTGGTATGTCTGCGCATCGCTGATGCCATGGGAATATCTCGGCATCACCCCTTATCCGCTTTGGGACGCGGGCAAGCTGACCGGCAGCCCGCTGCTCGAAAACCTCCTGTTCGTCGCGACACTGCTTGCCGCCATCGCCTCCGCCAATGGCTGCATCAATGACGCGGCACGCGCCTGGTTCTCGCTTGGCCGCGACCGCTATCTGCCGAGCTGGTTCTCAGCCGTGCATCCCAAATACCGTACGCCCTACCGCTCGATCCTGTTCCTGCTGCCGATAGCGCTCGCCTTCGCCTTCATCGCCGACCTCAACCAGGCGATTACCTTCTCGATCCTGTCAGGCGTGCTGCAATACACTTTCATGAGCATCAACATCATGATGTTCCGCAGGAAGTGGCCGCTCGGCACGATCCGCCGGGGCTATACACACCCCTTCCACCCAATCCCGGCCATCGTTCTGTTCTGCCTGTGCGTAGTCACTTTCTTTGCCATCTTCCTCGGCTTCGGCTCGCAGCTGATCGCCATGATCGCGTTCTACTTCCTGATTTCGCTGTGGTTCCATTTCTACCGCTACAAATTCGTACGCCGTGGCGACCAGTTCTCCATGCCATGGCCGAAACCGCAGGGATATTGACGGAAGAAAGCTCGCCTGGATCATGGGCGGGGATGGCATGACAAGGTGTCCGAGGTGACGTCGGTACTGATCGCCGGGGCGATTGCCTTGGCTCTCGTTCTCCACCTGGCGTGGCTGGCACGCACCAGCCGCGACAGGGCCTCGGCTGTGCTCGCCGTCGAGCAAGCCAGCATTCGTGCCGTGATTGCCGATGCAGCGGATGTTTCGGACGGCACGGCTGGTATCATCACCTGGGAAGGCTCATGGAACGGTCGGCGCGTTCAGGTTCGGACCATCGTCGATACGCTGGCGACGCGAAAACTCCCGGCACGCTGGCTCAGCGTTTCGATCATCGAGCAGGTCGCCATTCCAGCCACTTTCGACATGATGATGCGGCCCGGGTCGCCGACGACATTCTCCAATTTCGACCACCTTGAACACACCTTGCCGAAGGCTCTGGGATTTCCAGCCGAGGCGGTGTTGCGGACAGACCACCGGGGCGCGCGCCTTCCGCAGAACATCATCGCCTGCCATCTGGAGGTCTTTTCCGAAGGGCGCGCCAAGGAACTGCTGATCGCACCCAAGGGCGTCCGGATCGTCTGGCTCCTGGCCGAGGCGCAACGCGCCCGCTACGGCGTGTTCCGGCAGGCCGAATTCGGCGGTGCGACGCTTGATCCAGCGCTGATCGAAAGATTGCTCAATTCCGCATCGGCGCTTCGCGACGCCATCAACCGTGCTGAAAGGCGGGTCGCATGACGACCACAACCAACGCGCCCGCTCCGCCGAATCCGTATCTGGTTCTCGGTGCGGCAATCGCCCTGCCGGCAAGCGGACACGTCATTCTCGGCGTGCCGGTGCGCGGCCTGCAGTTCATTTTCTTCATGGTGATCCTGGCATGGATCACCGCCAAGATCGCACCGCCGGACGCCAGCTTCGTCGGCCGTCATGCGGGCGGTTTTCTGATCTACGCGCTGTCGATCCTCGACGCCTACAAGATGGCGCGTGTCCGCATCGCCCAATGGGTTCACAGTGCACGCCACGGGGGCGATACTGCCGCCAGCAGTGCACAGCCCGACATATAACTACAGGAAAATTTTTTTCATGCCAATTGAATTCCTGGGGCGCATTCGATACATCTCCAGAGAACAAAGGTCGGAGGCTGACATGTGTGGAATCGTCGGGCTGTTTCTGAAAGACAAATCGCTTGAGCCGAAGCTCGGCTCGATGCTGTCGGAGATGCTGATCTCGCTCAGCGATCGCGGCCCGGACAGTGCGGGCATCGCCATCTATGGCGCTCCGTCCGGCAATGAAGCCAAGATCACCATCCAGTCGGCAAAGCCCGGCCGTGATTTTCCTGGCCTCGAAGCGGAACTCGCCAAGATCCTAGGCGCGCCGGTGACGATCGCGGTCAAGTCGACCCATGCGGTTGTCAGGACCGCCCCAGGCAAGATCGACGAGGCCCGCGAAGCCATCCAGACGCTGCGTCCCGACATCCGCATCATGGGCGCCGGCGACGTTGTCGAGATTTACAAGGAAGTCGGCCTGCCCGAGGCGGTGGTCGATCGTTTCGATGTCCGCTCGATGACCGGCACGCATGGCATCGGCCACACCCGCATGGCGACGGAATCGGCGGTGACGACGATGGGCGCGCATCCGTTCTCTACCGGCGCTGACCAGTGCCTGGTGCACAATGGCTCGCTGTCCAACCACAACAATGTCCGCCGCGAACTGATCCGCGAAGGCATGAAGTTCGAGACCGAGAACGACACCGAGGTCGCCGCCGCCTATCTGTCGTCACAGATGGCGCATGGCAAGAATCTCGGCGAGGCCCTCGAGGGAACGCTAAGCGACCTCGACGGCTTCTTCACCTTCGTCGTCGGCACCAAGAACGGTTTTGGCGTGGTCCGTGATCCCATTGCTTGCAAGCCCGCCGTCATGGCCGAGACCGACCAGTATGTCGCCTTCGGCTCGGAATATCGCGCGCTGACCAAATTGCCCGGCATAGACAATGCGAGGGTCTGGGAACCGGAGCCCGCAACCGTCTATTTCTGGGAGCATTGAGTTCATGCCGGCAACCTCCAAGGCAACGCGCGACCAAGGTCATGCGCGCGTGTTCGACCTCGATGTCATGTCCCTGCGCGAGCTCAACCAGGCACTGCACGATCTGGCACCCGGATCGAACCAGACCGCATGGGAAGTGCTGAACCCAAAGGGCAACCATTCGGTCGCCGTCGGTGTCGACCTCCCGGTCACCATCGATGTGCGCGGCAGCGTCGGCTACTACTGCGGCGGCATGAACTCCGGCAGCACCATCACGGTCCACGGTTCCGCAGGACCCGGCGTCGGCGAGAACATGATGTCGGGGTCGATCATCATCAAAGGTGACGCCAGCCAATATGCCGGCGCCACCGGCAA
The nucleotide sequence above comes from Mesorhizobium shangrilense. Encoded proteins:
- a CDS encoding APC family permease, translated to MTVAVETAETTIHGDRVSLLRVLGPAHVWALGVGIVLVGEFTGWNFSADKGGALAALIVCWVVGLLYTSVAMIDSEVTSTVAAAGGQYAQAKHIVGPLMAFNVALFLVFAYTMLEVSDAILLGDTIVAKAGIDGLTHNSFIAATIVVLAWLNYRGVLMTLNVNFVITAIAYVSILILFFSVSPWTQGAVLKLNELVTPGNALPYGWIGVIAAFQFGIWYYLGIEGTTQAAEEVRSPARSLPYGTMAGMITLLIAAAMTWYVCASLMPWEYLGITPYPLWDAGKLTGSPLLENLLFVATLLAAIASANGCINDAARAWFSLGRDRYLPSWFSAVHPKYRTPYRSILFLLPIALAFAFIADLNQAITFSILSGVLQYTFMSINIMMFRRKWPLGTIRRGYTHPFHPIPAIVLFCLCVVTFFAIFLGFGSQLIAMIAFYFLISLWFHFYRYKFVRRGDQFSMPWPKPQGY
- a CDS encoding class II glutamine amidotransferase — its product is MCGIVGLFLKDKSLEPKLGSMLSEMLISLSDRGPDSAGIAIYGAPSGNEAKITIQSAKPGRDFPGLEAELAKILGAPVTIAVKSTHAVVRTAPGKIDEAREAIQTLRPDIRIMGAGDVVEIYKEVGLPEAVVDRFDVRSMTGTHGIGHTRMATESAVTTMGAHPFSTGADQCLVHNGSLSNHNNVRRELIREGMKFETENDTEVAAAYLSSQMAHGKNLGEALEGTLSDLDGFFTFVVGTKNGFGVVRDPIACKPAVMAETDQYVAFGSEYRALTKLPGIDNARVWEPEPATVYFWEH